The following coding sequences are from one Arachis hypogaea cultivar Tifrunner chromosome 7, arahy.Tifrunner.gnm2.J5K5, whole genome shotgun sequence window:
- the LOC112702785 gene encoding BAG family molecular chaperone regulator 4 produces the protein MKMKRISLSSSKRAPATNNNNNNYMMVEESSISIDWEVRPGGMLVQKRQEKIVDSSSSSFSSSCSSPMIKVKVSHGCNHHEVNVPSQSTFGHLKVVLASETGLEPKEQRLIFRGKEKEDEECLHMEGVKDMSKVILLEDPASTERKLQEMQRRQEDIIIPKAIESVSNVRTQVDKLQQKVVDLERTVCGGIKVEDKEFVVLTELLMVQLLELDSIAADGEAKVQRRIEVQRIQSYVDKIDKIKARNSAPLGNDANNNAVSVTTKWEPFESGIGSFTSPTPFKSSTTIITQNWELFE, from the exons ATGAAAATGAAAAGAATATCACTATCTTCGTCAAAACGTGCACCAgcaactaataataataacaataattatatgATGGTTGAGGAAAGTAGTATTAGTATAGATTGGGAGGTGAGGCCTGGTGGAATGCTTGTTCAGAAGAGACAAGAAAAAATTgttgactcttcttcttcttctttttcttcttcttgttcaagtccAATGATCAAAGTTAAGGTCTCTCATGGTTGTAATCACCATGAGGTTAATGTTCCTTCACAATCCACTTTTG GGCATTTAAAAGTAGTCCTTGCATCTGAGACTGGCCTAGAACCTAAGGAACAAAGGCTAATATTTAGAGGGAAAGAGAAGGAGGATGAAGAATGCTTGCACATGGAAGGAGTGAAAGACATGTCTAAGGTCATATTGTTAGAGGATCCAGCCAGCACAGAGAGGAAGCTTCAGGAGATGCAGAGAAGGCAAGAAGATATAATAATTCCAAAGGCAATTGAATCAGTCTCCAATGTCAGAACACAAGTTGACAAGCTACAACAAAAG gTGGTTGATTTGGAGAGGACTGTTTGTGGTGGTATTAAGGTTGAGGACAAAGAGTTTGTTGTCTTGACAGAGCTACTAATGGTTCAATTGCTTGAGTTGGATTCCATTGCTGCTGATGGAGAAGCTAAAGTACAGAGAAGAATTGAG GTTCAGCGTATACAAAGTTATGTGgacaaaattgacaaaataaaagCAAGAAATTCTGCTCCTTTAGGCAATGATGCTAACAACAATGCGGTGTCAGTGACCACCAAATGGGAGCCATTTGAATCAGGAATTGGAAGCTTCACGTCACCAACTCCATTCAAATCATCAACTACTATCATCACTCAAAATTGGGAATTGTTTGAGTGA